A genomic segment from Nicotiana tabacum cultivar K326 chromosome 9, ASM71507v2, whole genome shotgun sequence encodes:
- the LOC107771250 gene encoding putative polyamine transporter At3g19553, translated as MVNDVKNTATIKKNPKLTLLPLIALIFYEVSGGPFGVEDSVKAGGGPLLALLGFVIFALIWSIPEALITAELATSFPENGGYVIWISSAFGPFWGFQEGFWKWFSGVMDNALYPVLFLDYLKHSLPLFNHLVARIPALLVITVSLTYLNYRGLHIVGSSAVLLASFSLFPFVVMAILSIPRIRPGQWIVVDFNKVEWRGYFNTMFWNLNYWDKVSTLAGEVEDPSRTFRDALLAAVVLVVCSYIIPLLAATGALKSNPSEWSDGYFAEAGMLIGGVWLKWWIQAAAAMSNLGLFEAEMSSDAFQLLGMSEMGMLPSIFASRSKYGTPTISILCSATGVIFLSWMSFQEILEFLNFLYSVGMLLEFAAFIKLRIVKPDLHRPYKVPFQTFGATAICLPPALLLLFVMYLASLKTYIVSGSVIILGLFLYPAIVHAKEKNWCHFISTDEPLGHSNDILEDQSAATELDQVVADEASLSLLGHSKKVQDSETLSQEISTVD; from the exons ATGGTGAATGATGTCAAGAACACTGCAACAatcaagaaaaatccaaaactaactTTATTGCCTCTTATTGCTCTGATTTTCTATGAAGTTTCAGGGGGGCCTTTTGGTGTAGAAGATTCAGTTAAAGCAGGGGGTGGCCCTTTGCTAGCTTTACTTGGTTTCGTGATTTTCGCTTTAATTTGGAGCATACCTGAAGCACTAATCACAGCTGAGCTAGCCACAAGTTTCCCTGAAAATGGTGGCTATGTCATTTGGATATCTTCAGCTTTTGGCCCTTTCTGGGGCTTTCAAGAAGGCTTCTGGAAATGGTTTAGTGGTGTCATGGATAATGCTCTTTACCCTGTATTGTTCCTCGATTACTTGAAGCATTCGTTGCCTCTTTTTAATCACTTGGTTGCAAGAATTCCAGCCCTGTTAGTTATTACAGTGTCTTTGACGTACTTGAATTATAGAGGCCTCCATATTGTTGGTTCTTCAGCTGTTTTGCTTgcaagtttttccctttttccgtTTGTTGTAATGGCGATTCTCTCGATTCCTCGGATCAGACCAGGACAGTGGATTGTTGTGGATTTCAacaaggttgaatggagagggtACTTTAATACCATGTTTTGGAATCTTAATTACTGGGATAAGGTCAGTACTTTAGCAGGGGAGGTTGAAGACCCTAGTAGAACGTTTCGAGACGCGTTGCTCGCGGCTGTAGTTTTGGTGGTTTGTTCGTATATTATTCCACTACTGGCTGCAACAGGAGCTTTAAAGTCTAATCCTAGTGAGTGGAGTGATGGTTATTTTGCAGAAGCTGGAATGTTGATTGGTGGCGTTTGGCTGAAATGGTGGATCCAGGCTGCAGCTGCAATGTCTAATTTGGGGTTGTTTGAAGCTGAAATGAGTAGTGATGCCTTCCAACTTCTTGGGATGAGCGAAATGGGAATGCTTCCTTCTATATTTGCTTCGAG ATCAAAATATGGGACACCCACTATCAGCATCTTATGCTCCGCAACAGGTGTGATCTTTCTGTCATGGATGAGTTTTCAAGAAATCTTGGAATTTCTTAACTTCCTCTATTCAGTAGGAATGCTTCTCGAGTTTGCAGCCTTCATAAAATTAAGGATAGTGAAGCCTGATCTTCACAGACCTTATAAGGTCCCCTTTCAAACATTTGGAGCAACGGCGATTTGCCTTCCACCAGCTTTGTTGCTTCTTTTTGTCATGTATCTGGCTTCGTTAAAGACATATATAGTAAGTGGCTCAGTCATTATTCTGGGGTTATTCTTGTAtcctgccatagttcatgcaaaGGAGAAAAACTGGTGCCATTTTATTAGTACAGATGAACCATTAGGACATTCTAACGATATTCTTGAGGACCAATCAGCAGCTACTGAACTTGATCAGGTTGTTGCTGATGAGGCATCTCTTAGCCTACTCGGACACTCTAAGAAAGTACAGGATTCTGAAACCTTGTCACAAGAAATCTCAACAGTGGATTAG